A genomic window from Sphingobacterium sp. BN32 includes:
- a CDS encoding TolC family protein, which produces MNIKFLTAICMCVFTIQLQAQSGLETVLSDVAKNNKTLQTQSKYWDAQKLLYHTGNTLYDPVVSYDFMRGSPYAIAGNQTDINVLQRFDFPTVYSKKKALAGEQSKQADFSLTANRQEILLGAKKICIELIYRNKLQERIIERKTKTEKFLTDFQTKLDKGEGNVLDVNKAKLQLIEINKDYQLNISAINQLHQKLTELNGGIEIVFNDAIYPEYKPVPAFEELEETIEYKDPVRKYLTQQTVVAQKDIEVTKALTLPKFEVGFHYQGILGQQFYGAKVGVSIPLCENKNRVKQKQAELSVAEVQVARHKNEHYYHLKQLYEKYINLQKTVAEYEKVLSSINSIKLLDKALSFGEITTIQYFLEASYFYTATNNYLQAEKEYNDAIAELYQYLL; this is translated from the coding sequence ATGAACATAAAATTTTTAACGGCAATCTGTATGTGCGTTTTTACCATACAATTGCAGGCACAGTCAGGATTGGAAACCGTCTTGTCTGATGTTGCCAAGAACAATAAAACGCTGCAAACCCAAAGCAAATATTGGGATGCGCAGAAGTTATTGTACCATACGGGCAATACGCTGTACGACCCTGTGGTCAGCTACGATTTTATGCGTGGCTCACCCTATGCCATTGCGGGCAACCAAACGGACATTAACGTCTTGCAGCGTTTCGACTTTCCCACGGTTTACAGTAAAAAGAAAGCATTGGCTGGCGAGCAGAGTAAGCAGGCAGATTTTTCGCTAACAGCCAACAGGCAGGAAATATTATTGGGAGCGAAAAAGATTTGCATTGAACTGATATACCGCAATAAACTTCAGGAAAGAATTATAGAACGGAAAACAAAAACCGAAAAGTTCCTGACCGACTTTCAGACCAAACTGGATAAGGGCGAAGGTAATGTGCTGGACGTGAATAAGGCTAAACTTCAATTGATTGAGATTAATAAAGATTATCAGTTGAACATTTCCGCTATCAACCAACTTCATCAAAAACTGACGGAACTTAACGGCGGTATAGAGATAGTCTTTAACGATGCCATATACCCTGAATATAAGCCCGTTCCTGCATTTGAAGAATTGGAAGAAACAATTGAATACAAAGACCCGGTAAGAAAATATTTGACACAACAGACCGTAGTAGCCCAAAAGGATATTGAAGTTACTAAGGCATTGACCCTGCCAAAATTTGAAGTGGGTTTTCATTATCAGGGTATTTTAGGGCAGCAGTTTTACGGTGCAAAAGTAGGCGTGAGCATTCCTTTGTGTGAAAACAAAAATCGGGTGAAGCAAAAGCAGGCTGAATTATCGGTGGCAGAAGTACAGGTAGCACGGCACAAGAACGAACATTATTATCATTTGAAGCAACTGTATGAAAAGTATATCAACCTGCAAAAGACGGTAGCAGAATATGAGAAAGTATTAAGCAGTATCAACAGTATTAAACTATTGGATAAAGCGTTATCATTCGGAGAGATAACCACTATCCAATATTTTTTGGAGGCAAGTTACTTTTATACCGCTACCAATAATTATTTGCAGGCGGAGAAAGAGTACAACGATGCAATAGCCGAACTGTACCAGTATTTGCTATAA
- a CDS encoding AraC family transcriptional regulator, with translation MNTLFIKNMVCDRCIMVVQNELDKLGLDAKNVKLGEVTLTKEITPTEKEALVKTLEPLGFEVIDDKKGRIIEKIKNIIIDLVHHQDSDVKTNLSDVLSDKLHHDYNYLSNLFSEVEGTTIEKYFIAQKVEKVKELLVYDELSLSEIAMRLNYSSVAYLSNQFKKVTGLTPSYFKQVREDKRKPLDKV, from the coding sequence ATGAATACACTCTTTATTAAAAATATGGTATGCGACCGCTGTATTATGGTGGTGCAAAACGAATTGGATAAACTTGGTTTAGATGCTAAAAATGTAAAGCTGGGCGAAGTTACCCTTACCAAAGAAATTACACCTACGGAGAAAGAGGCTTTGGTCAAGACTTTAGAGCCATTGGGGTTTGAAGTAATTGATGATAAAAAAGGCAGGATAATAGAAAAGATAAAGAACATTATCATTGACCTGGTACATCATCAGGATAGTGATGTAAAAACCAACCTTTCCGATGTATTGAGCGATAAACTGCACCACGATTACAATTACTTGTCCAATCTGTTTTCAGAAGTAGAGGGTACAACTATTGAAAAATACTTTATCGCCCAAAAGGTGGAAAAGGTAAAAGAACTGCTGGTGTATGATGAACTGTCGTTAAGTGAGATTGCCATGCGCCTCAACTATTCAAGCGTAGCCTATTTGAGCAACCAGTTCAAGAAAGTAACGGGGCTTACCCCGAGCTATTTCAAACAAGTCCGGGAAGATAAGAGAAAGCCGTTGGATAAAGTATAG